CCTTCTGGCTCTATTTCTCGCGTTGTTGCGGGAGTTTTTGCTTTTTTCTTGGTGACGACGGGACTATTGCTTGGCGGATGGTGCGGACAAAAATTTTTCTTATTTTTGTTAAGCTACCTTGTTGTCTCGACGCTGTATTCGATCAGGTTCAAGAACTATCCGGTTATTGACATATTTTGCATTTCAACAGGCTTTGTTCTTCGGCTTATTGCAGGAGGGATTGCAACCGGAGTCGCTGTTTCGCACTGGTTGTTTCTGAATGTTTTTCTCCTTTCAGTGTTTCTCAGTACCGGCAAGCGGCTTTCCGAGAGCCATGCGCTGGGTGGCAGGGCGAAGGAGCATCGTATGAGTCTGGCTCATTACCCAAAGGGATTTCTGGAAGGCATTCTCTACATGTGCGGTGCTGCGGTGCTTGTAACTTACACGGTCTACACCCTGCAAAAGCCGAATCTTGTTTATACTGTCCCCCTTTGTACGTTTGGTATTATCCAGTTTGCTCTGCTGGCCAACTCGGGTAAATCAGCTGATCCGACCGAAGCGTTACTTAAGAATCCTGCCATTTTATTAATCAGCCTTACCTGGCTTGTTATGGTGCTGTGGACTTTGTATGGTTGATGGTAATCGTCCGCAAGTTTCAATCATTATTCCTTTGTACCGAAGAACAGGGTGGATCGGTAAATGCCTTGCCGCGCTTTCGTGCCAGAACTTTGACGGTATCTTTGAAGTTATTGTCATTGATGACGGCTCGCCTAATAAAGAAGAAATAGAAGGGCTTGTCGACGAAGCGCGGCAGTTTCTTGGCGAGCGTCTCTCGTTTGCACGAAAGGAAAATGGCGGTCCGGCCGCGGCGCGAAACTTCGGGGCACGGTTTGCTTCAGGCGAATTGTTCTGTTTCCTTGATGATGACTCGGTGCCCGACCCCAGCTGGCTTCGAGAGATTGTCCGATCTTTCGGCGAATCTGGTGTTGGCCTGGTTTGCGGGCGAACTATTGCCTATCAACGCAAAGCGGCACTACCTTTGCTTCTGGAAAGAACAGTTTACTCAGGTAAGTGCTGGGCCACGAACAATATAGCCTATCGTCGAGATGTGTTCGAATCTCTAAATGGTTTTGATGAAGCATTTCCCGAACCGAGTTGGGAGGACAATGATCTGGGGTTGCGCGCCCGGTGGGCCGGTTTTAGGCACGAGTATAATCCGCAGGCTCTCATTTTTCATCCACACGAAGAGACCATCGACGAGTATCGTCTGAAGTGTCGGCTTAATGGGCGCGGTGCCGCAGCGTTCAGTCGCAAATATCTGTTCAGAAAGCCGTTATGGGGCCTTGCGACTCCATTTCTGATGTCGAGGCGCCTTGTCTATGGAATATTACCGTCGGTGTGGCGGGGCGGGCTGACCGAGCAGTATGTTCAGTTTCTCTGGTCGCTCTTCTCGCTTCAGGGCTTTTGGGGAGCATGTTGGAGCAATAAGGCATATGGAAAGAACCAGAAGGGTTAAAATAGTTACCGGCCTTAAGTGCAATATACGGTGCGTCTTCTGCTACTACCGCGATAATCTCGATGCTCCGAACCGGGATATGGGCGACATTCTGCGCGATGTTGCTTATGCGGTTCGCCGAGGAGTCAAAGAGATCGACTTTTCAGGCGGGGAGCCGACGGTACATCCTGATCTGCCTCGTCTGATCGCTGAGGTCAAGCAGCAGGGTATTAACCGTGTGTGTATCATTACCAACGGCTGGCGCCTTGCTGAACGCTCCTATCTCAAGCAGTTGAAGGAGGC
The nucleotide sequence above comes from Geobacter benzoatilyticus. Encoded proteins:
- a CDS encoding glycosyltransferase family 2 protein, whose amino-acid sequence is MVDGNRPQVSIIIPLYRRTGWIGKCLAALSCQNFDGIFEVIVIDDGSPNKEEIEGLVDEARQFLGERLSFARKENGGPAAARNFGARFASGELFCFLDDDSVPDPSWLREIVRSFGESGVGLVCGRTIAYQRKAALPLLLERTVYSGKCWATNNIAYRRDVFESLNGFDEAFPEPSWEDNDLGLRARWAGFRHEYNPQALIFHPHEETIDEYRLKCRLNGRGAAAFSRKYLFRKPLWGLATPFLMSRRLVYGILPSVWRGGLTEQYVQFLWSLFSLQGFWGACWSNKAYGKNQKG
- a CDS encoding decaprenyl-phosphate phosphoribosyltransferase, with product MTIQEVRQGWPAIEMVRLLRPQQWLKNLLLLFPALLGGQILVKGLISQSLVPILAFCLSSSATYVINDIMDEERDKNHPKKHLRPLPSGSISRVVAGVFAFFLVTTGLLLGGWCGQKFFLFLLSYLVVSTLYSIRFKNYPVIDIFCISTGFVLRLIAGGIATGVAVSHWLFLNVFLLSVFLSTGKRLSESHALGGRAKEHRMSLAHYPKGFLEGILYMCGAAVLVTYTVYTLQKPNLVYTVPLCTFGIIQFALLANSGKSADPTEALLKNPAILLISLTWLVMVLWTLYG